The following are encoded together in the Nymphaea colorata isolate Beijing-Zhang1983 chromosome 14, ASM883128v2, whole genome shotgun sequence genome:
- the LOC116267511 gene encoding uncharacterized protein LOC116267511 yields MDLKEKLNKFRSQQEKCQSTLVGISAQATASKPKQPHRAAPTTSVPQKPPVPIKFSNDTERLQYINSIRKSTAGSQIKRVIDLLFETRQALTPEQINEFCYVDISANKTVFDSLRKNVKVNYDGRCFSYKSKHDIKSKQELLVLIRKAPEGVAVIDLKDAYPSVMEDLQELKAAGEVWLLSNLDSQEDIVYPNDPRAIMKVDDDIKQLFRGIELPRDMVDIEKDLQKNGMKPATNTAKRKEVAQVQGIKPKQKQKKKREFTKRTKLTNAHLPELFQ; encoded by the exons ATGGATCTGAAGGAGAAGCTAAACAAATTCAGGAGTCAACAAGAGAAGTGCCAGTCAACTCTTGTAGGTATCTCAGCACAGGCAACAGCTTCCAAGCCAAAGCAGCCTCATAGGGCTGCCCCCACAACTTCAGTTCCACAGAAACCCCCTGTTCCAATTAAATTTTCTAATGATACTGAAAGGCTTCAGTACATTAATTCTATTAGAAAATCCACAGCTGGTTCACAGATTAAGCGTGTTATAGACCTGCTTTTTGAG ACAAGGCAGGCACTCACACCTGAGCAAATCAACGAGTTCTGTTATGTTGACATCAGTGCAAATAAGACGGTGTTCGATAGTTTGAGGAAGAATGTCAAAGTAAATTATGACGGAAGGTGCTTTTCTTATAAG TCAAAACATGACATAAAGAGCAAACAAGAGCTTCTTGTTCTTATCCGTAAAGCTCCAGAGGGGGTTGCCGTAATTGACCTCAAGGATGCATATCCATCTGTTATGGAGGATCTGCAG GAACTTAAAGCAGCTGGTGAGGTTTGGTTGCTTTCTAACTTGGACTCTCAGGAAGACATTGTGTACCCAAATGATCCAAGGGCGATAATGAAAGTAGATGATGACATAAAGCAGCTTTTCAGAGGGATAGAATTGCCTAGAGACATGGTTGATATAGAAAAGGATCTGCAGAAGAATGGAATGAAACCAGCAACCAACACAGCCAAAAGGAAAGAAGTGGCACAGGTGCAGGGAATCAAGCctaaacagaaacagaaaaagaagcgTGAGTTCACCAAGAGGACCAAGCTGACCAATGCACATCTTCCAGAGCTCTTCCAGTGA
- the LOC116267510 gene encoding nuclear ribonuclease Z-like codes for MMAGSGESESGGGRKKGAMKIEGYPVEGLSIGGQETCVIFPTLKIAFDIGRCPQRAIGQEFLFISHGHMDHIGGLPMYVATRGLYSMKPPTIFVPRSIKNSVEKLFVVHREMDQSELKHTLIGLDAGEEFQFRRDLIVRPFRTYHVVPSQGYLIYSVKQKLKQEFVGLSGNEIKNLRLSGVEVTNTVRSPEIAFTGDTMADFIVDPDNSDVLHAKVLIMESTFLDNGIAVQHARDYGHTHLSEIVGYAERFHNKAILLIHFSARYTKNEIEASMSQLPSNLFDKVFTLTEGI; via the exons ATGATGGCGGGAAGTGGAGAGTCGGAATCtggaggaggaaggaagaaagggGCGATGAAGATTGAAGGGTACCCGGTGGAGGGGCTGTCGATCGGAGGGCAGGAGACGTGCGTCATCTTCCCAACCCTCAAGATCGCCTTCGACATTGGCCGCTGTCCGCAGCGAGCCATCGGCCAGGAGTTTCTCTTCATCTCCCACGGCCACATGGACCACATC ggAGGATTGCCAATGTATGTAGCAACTCGGGGCCTATATAGCATGAAGCCTCCAACTATTTTTGTTCCCAGATCTATAAAGAACAGTGTGGAGAAGCTTTTTGTAGTTCACAGAGAAATGGATCAGTCTGAACTTAAACACACACTGATAGGTCTAGACGCTG GAGAGGAGTTTCAGTTTCGAAGGGACCTTATTGTTAGACCTTTCAGAACATATCATGTTGTACCAAGTCAA GGTTATCTAATTTATTCGGTAAAGCAGAAATTAAAGCAGGAGTTTGTTGGACTTTCTGGAAATGAAATTAAGAACTTGAGATTGTCAGGTGTGGAG GTTACCAACACAGTCAGATCACCTGAAATTGCATTCACGGGAGACACCATGGCTGATTTTATAGTTGACCCTGACAATAGTGATGTTTTGCATGCAAAAGTTCTTATTATGGAG AGCACATTCCTAGATAATGGGATAGCAGTACAGCATGCTAGGGATTACGGTCACACTCATCTCTCTGAG ATTGTCGGCTATGCAGAGAGGTTCCACAATAAAGCAATTCTTCTTATCCATTTTTCTGCTCGTTACACAAAAAAT GAGATCGAAGCTTCAATGTCTCAGTTGCCTTCAAATCTGTTTGACAAGGTCTTCACTCTAACCGAAGGAATTTGA